From one Synechocystis sp. PCC 6803 substr. PCC-P genomic stretch:
- a CDS encoding type IV pilus secretin PilQ has translation MKNFRFWLTTEIATCCLLALAPAQAETVSQSNTLDGDLRTAIAGDSSRDWLQFEKSLEQSLKQKEEIDSWKPSLELMQAKSLVKPGQKLTNIELLVQELEALSDPLALNFPEPNQTSVAQMAPPSRPMPPPPAGSGQVMFPNPEIIIQQQGGVPQRGASPQVGNPSILSPAVPVAPVRSRAVPPPVGDLAISNINASFDMIDLGQRGQVNVPSLVLREAPAREVLAVLTRYAGMNLIFTDNQNNEGTPTPGTPPGGQVAPPQAQSTITLDIQNESVQDVFNYVLMASGLKASRRGNTIFAGANLLPSARNIITRTIRLNQASAESVASTLASQGAEVNILFEGQEDVQLAENAPPRVIKQPPTLVPLTVQKPANDSSVLILEGLVVSTDPRLNTVTLVGEPRNVELASSMITQMDARRRQVAVNVKIIDINLNNIQDYDSSFSFGIGDSFFVQDSGSAVMRFGDTAPVQEIDINNNLGRITNPPAIVNPFQDGEIFFDLNRITNIEVPLGPGTIPINFFTSGSGAVSNNPLFNGVTEFPIVEVDEQGLLTITQPEFGLPSFYQYPKKFQAQIDAQIRSGNAKILTDPTLIVQEGEAAQVKLTESVIASVDTQVDTQGDTAVRTITPVLEDVGLTLNVIVDRIDDNGFITLRVNPIVASPAGTQVFDSGAGAINEITLINKRELTSGVVRLRDDQTFILSGIISELQRSTTSKVPILGDLPVIGALFRQSTDTTDRSEVIILMTPKIIHDSTEAQFGFRYNPDAATAEFLRQKGFPVQAQP, from the coding sequence GAAAAGAGTTTGGAGCAGTCTCTCAAGCAAAAAGAAGAAATTGATTCTTGGAAACCATCATTGGAGTTGATGCAGGCTAAATCCCTTGTCAAACCAGGGCAAAAGTTGACGAATATTGAGTTGCTGGTGCAGGAGTTGGAAGCCTTATCCGACCCACTGGCATTAAATTTTCCAGAACCGAACCAGACCAGTGTTGCTCAAATGGCTCCCCCCAGCCGCCCTATGCCTCCCCCTCCAGCGGGCAGTGGGCAGGTCATGTTTCCCAATCCCGAAATAATCATCCAACAGCAGGGTGGTGTGCCCCAACGTGGTGCCAGCCCTCAGGTGGGAAATCCTAGCATTTTATCTCCTGCGGTACCTGTGGCTCCGGTACGTTCCCGGGCTGTGCCGCCACCAGTGGGGGATTTGGCCATTTCCAACATCAATGCTTCCTTCGACATGATTGATCTTGGCCAAAGGGGTCAGGTTAACGTACCAAGCTTGGTACTACGGGAGGCCCCAGCAAGGGAAGTTTTGGCTGTGCTAACCCGTTATGCTGGCATGAATCTAATTTTTACCGATAACCAAAACAATGAAGGCACTCCTACCCCAGGTACACCTCCCGGTGGTCAGGTTGCTCCTCCCCAAGCTCAGTCAACCATTACTCTGGACATTCAAAATGAAAGTGTTCAGGACGTTTTTAACTACGTTCTGATGGCCTCAGGGCTAAAAGCTAGTCGTCGGGGTAACACAATTTTCGCTGGGGCTAATCTTTTGCCTTCGGCTCGAAATATTATTACCCGCACTATCCGGTTGAACCAGGCTAGTGCTGAGTCTGTGGCCAGTACTTTGGCTTCTCAGGGTGCGGAAGTTAACATCCTATTTGAAGGTCAGGAAGATGTTCAGTTGGCAGAAAATGCGCCGCCAAGGGTAATTAAGCAGCCTCCTACTCTAGTTCCCTTAACTGTTCAAAAACCAGCCAACGATTCTTCAGTTTTAATTCTGGAAGGGCTAGTGGTTAGCACTGATCCCCGTTTAAACACTGTAACCCTGGTGGGTGAACCCCGTAATGTGGAATTGGCTAGTTCCATGATTACTCAAATGGATGCTCGCCGCCGCCAAGTGGCAGTAAACGTCAAAATTATTGACATCAATCTTAATAATATTCAAGATTATGACAGCAGTTTTTCCTTTGGCATAGGAGATAGTTTCTTTGTCCAAGACAGTGGTTCTGCGGTCATGCGCTTTGGTGACACGGCTCCAGTTCAGGAAATTGATATCAACAATAACCTGGGGCGAATCACTAATCCACCTGCCATTGTTAATCCTTTTCAAGACGGAGAGATTTTCTTTGATCTTAATAGAATAACTAACATTGAAGTGCCTCTTGGCCCAGGGACCATCCCCATAAATTTCTTCACATCAGGTTCTGGAGCCGTTTCCAACAATCCATTGTTTAATGGAGTTACTGAATTTCCAATTGTGGAGGTAGATGAACAAGGTCTGTTAACAATCACCCAACCTGAGTTTGGTTTGCCATCTTTTTATCAATATCCTAAAAAGTTTCAGGCACAAATTGACGCTCAAATACGTAGTGGGAATGCGAAAATTCTCACCGATCCAACTTTGATTGTTCAAGAAGGCGAGGCTGCTCAAGTTAAGTTAACAGAATCTGTTATTGCCAGCGTTGATACGCAAGTTGATACCCAGGGAGATACAGCAGTTAGAACTATTACGCCGGTTCTGGAAGATGTTGGATTAACACTAAATGTCATAGTTGATCGAATTGATGACAATGGCTTTATTACTTTGCGCGTTAATCCAATCGTTGCATCTCCTGCTGGAACACAAGTATTTGATAGTGGTGCTGGCGCCATCAACGAAATAACACTGATAAACAAAAGGGAACTTACTTCCGGTGTAGTTCGGCTGAGGGATGATCAGACATTCATTCTATCTGGCATTATTTCGGAACTTCAACGTTCTACCACAAGTAAAGTTCCAATTCTAGGGGATTTACCGGTGATTGGAGCATTGTTTAGGCAGTCCACAGACACAACAGACCGTTCGGAAGTTATTATTCTCATGACCCCCAAGATCATTCATGATAGTACAGAGGCGCAGTTTGGCTTCCGTTACAATCCTGACGCGGCTACGGCGGAATTCCTGCGGCAGAAAGGATTTCCCGTTCAGGCTCAGCCATAG
- a CDS encoding FkbM family methyltransferase — translation MRVEPCCQALLAQLLPEVDPQRQGVCIDVGVGTFAFYCQIFAELNFTSLAIEPLPVKALKKLAERPNLTLLPVCLSDQNGEQTLYIGKFAGIFNSNFSSLSPQWFGASSQAKKVKTLTLQSLIDQEKIDKITCLKLDIEGWEWAVIKQLENIESYLLPAVVMFEYGGGVNRGQNQKGWAPEFFENTLNILKSLKTLGYGSGILLDFAPDCQEITFDLSQLQTSELDKLFPPQSVYGNIILFRNYQPKANQLSQICEPYYRVNILERLVNTLVSR, via the coding sequence ATGCGCGTTGAACCCTGTTGCCAAGCTCTCCTAGCCCAGCTTTTACCGGAAGTTGATCCCCAGCGGCAGGGAGTTTGCATTGATGTGGGGGTGGGCACCTTTGCTTTTTATTGCCAAATTTTTGCTGAGTTGAATTTCACCAGTCTGGCGATCGAGCCGTTACCAGTGAAGGCTTTAAAAAAATTAGCAGAAAGACCTAATTTGACTTTGCTTCCTGTGTGTTTATCGGATCAGAACGGAGAACAAACCCTATATATAGGCAAATTTGCTGGCATTTTCAATAGTAATTTCAGTTCCCTTTCTCCCCAATGGTTTGGAGCTTCTAGTCAAGCTAAAAAAGTAAAAACTCTAACTCTCCAAAGTTTAATTGACCAAGAAAAAATTGACAAAATCACCTGTCTAAAACTAGATATTGAAGGTTGGGAATGGGCTGTAATTAAACAGCTAGAAAATATAGAATCCTATTTACTGCCTGCGGTAGTGATGTTTGAATATGGCGGCGGCGTCAACCGAGGTCAAAACCAAAAGGGTTGGGCCCCAGAATTCTTTGAAAATACATTAAACATTCTTAAATCATTAAAAACTCTTGGCTACGGCTCCGGAATTTTATTGGATTTTGCTCCAGATTGCCAAGAAATAACCTTTGATTTAAGCCAATTGCAAACATCTGAGTTGGATAAACTTTTCCCCCCTCAAAGCGTTTACGGCAACATTATCTTGTTTAGAAATTATCAACCAAAAGCAAACCAGCTATCCCAGATTTGTGAACCCTATTATCGAGTTAACATTCTGGAACGGCTGGTCAACACTTTAGTCTCCCGCTAG